The segment CCCGCGCATCTGGGTGCCGACCAGGTGGGCGTTGGCCACCGTACCGAGCCCGGGGTAGCTGACCCTGGCCACCGCCGGGTGCGCGGCCAGCCGCTCGGCGATGCGGCGGGCGTTCTCCTGCGCCTGGCGCACGCGCAGCCCCAGCGTCGGCAGGCCGCGATGCAGCAGGTAGGCACCCAGCGGATGCAGCAGGCCGCCGGTAGCGGCGCGCACCTGGCGCAGCACCTGCGCCCACTCCGCGTCGCAGGCCACCACGCCGGCGATCACGTCGCCGTGCCCGCCGAGGAACTTGGTCGCGCTGTGCAGCACCAGCCGGGCGCCCAGTTCCGCCGGCTGCTGCAGCACCGGGGTGGCGAAGGTGGAGTCCACCAGCACCGGCACTGAACCGGCGGCGCGGACCACGGCGGCGATGTCGATCAGGTCGAGGGTGGGATTGGCCGGGGTCTCGATCACCACCATCGCGGTGTCGGCGTCGATCGCCCCGGCGAGGATCTCCGCCGTCACCCAGCGCACCGGAATGCCGAGCAGGCCGGAATCGAGCAGGTGGTGGCTGGTGCCGTACAGCGGACGCATCGCCAGCACGTGCTTGCCGCGCTGGCCGGCGGC is part of the Dyella thiooxydans genome and harbors:
- a CDS encoding trans-sulfuration enzyme family protein; amino-acid sequence: MRHDHATHPDTLAVHAGREDFAELGVHAPPLDLSTTYPVRDLEQGTASFDALVGGAASAANPIYARLFNPTVARFEAAMARLEGTSDAVAFGSGMAAMSACLLAAGQRGKHVLAMRPLYGTSHHLLDSGLLGIPVRWVTAEILAGAIDADTAMVVIETPANPTLDLIDIAAVVRAAGSVPVLVDSTFATPVLQQPAELGARLVLHSATKFLGGHGDVIAGVVACDAEWAQVLRQVRAATGGLLHPLGAYLLHRGLPTLGLRVRQAQENARRIAERLAAHPAVARVSYPGLGTVANAHLVGTQMRGPGSLLAFELHGGHTAAAAVMGAVRLATPAVSLGSVDTLIQHPAGLTHRVVDAQTQQHCGITPGLMRLSVGIEHVDDLWADLARALVAARQAEAA